The nucleotide sequence AGCCGACGACCCCCTCATTTCTTTTTAGGCATGGAGTCTGGAATAGGAAGTGGCTTTGGAAGCCTTGCAGGTGGTAGTTGTTGCCACTTTTCAATCTTCTTACTAATTTCTTCTAACAAGTTCTGCCCAGCTGTTCCAGTTGGATCACCTCTTATGGAATCAATCCTTGCTGCTAGTGTTGCCTTTGCAGCTAGAAGTCTACTAGCCTGAGGTCTTAAAGATGGAGGTGTGCTTTGAAATACTTCAGTTTGTTCAAGATAACCAATACGAGACTGCATTGATGCAGTAGAGAATCCAGACAGATTTGTCTTCTTTGCACCGAGAAGCAGCACATTACAAGCGGGCATTTTGGCCAGTGCTTCCAAACCACCAGCCCGACTCATCAGTTTCGAGGCAACAGCACTGCCAACAATGGCAGCAAGGTTTGGTGCAATGTATCCCATTCGTCTCTTCAAAAATTCAAGTAGCATCTTCTTTGTTGCATCAAGGTTAAGAGCTCTGTCGCACGCTTCAATAGTATTTACTAAATTATCTTCAGAAAGAGGCTCCCTGCTAGTTGTTGATTCTGCCATTGTGATCCACATTATGTCTGCAGAAGGTAAAATACCTTTCAAATCAACAAGTGTTAAGTCCATCTCATTTCCAATCTTCCGGACAACACGGGCATAATCAATCGGATGGTGAACACGGGATTCTAGTAGAGGGTGCTTTTGCTTGAACTTGTCACGTATGAAATTGTGGATTATAGTAATCTCATTGTCAATATCTACTGATAAAGCATTGCAATCAAAAACAAGCTGGTACTCTTGATCTTCCAGGATGGCCCCTTGATTGGAGTCACTTATACCTCTTTCAAGTGCATCTTCAACTTTCTGTGAGCAACAAGTAAAAAGGGTTTAGAAAAATGACTTATGAAATGAAGAATGCTAGGGATTACATCGGTAATAAAATGATTTAACAAAGCAGAATAGACTATCCAGTGTTGTCAATTAAATTAAATATCGATAGGATCAATACTTCAGCACAAAAAGATAAATACATAAACACAATTCTCTGAAGTACAACAAAAAGAAGATAATTTTAGACTTTACTTACATTCTAAGATATACACCCATTAATATTTGATGAAGAACTGTTTACATCATGGAAAGTCCATTCAACTGGGAAGATAAAATATGTGAACAGAACTGTTAGTACAAGAGACTAAGTTAACAAAAAATTGTTTTATGTCGTTTAGTATCCATTCATTCACCTGCACAAGAAGCTTTAATTTTAAACTTATTCAGCTTATGCATTGGTGGGTAACAATGGGCAGCCCCATTTAAAATCTCAGGGTGCCTTCAACCATATACTAGTTTAATTACAGTTAACCAGAAATGTAGCAAGGGGGAAAACATGGGTTTCCACGAAATAGCTGGCTTACCTG is from Miscanthus floridulus cultivar M001 chromosome 7, ASM1932011v1, whole genome shotgun sequence and encodes:
- the LOC136467661 gene encoding U4/U6 small nuclear ribonucleoprotein Prp31 homolog, with translation MADLDELSDREDYPEVENAEAENLEEDADDNLPDLKSLDLDSVSKLQKTQRYKDIMQKVEDALERGISDSNQGAILEDQEYQLVFDCNALSVDIDNEITIIHNFIRDKFKQKHPLLESRVHHPIDYARVVRKIGNEMDLTLVDLKGILPSADIMWITMAESTTSREPLSEDNLVNTIEACDRALNLDATKKMLLEFLKRRMGYIAPNLAAIVGSAVASKLMSRAGGLEALAKMPACNVLLLGAKKTNLSGFSTASMQSRIGYLEQTEVFQSTPPSLRPQASRLLAAKATLAARIDSIRGDPTGTAGQNLLEEISKKIEKWQQLPPARLPKPLPIPDSMPKKK